The following coding sequences are from one Haploplasma axanthum window:
- a CDS encoding phage distal tail protein domain-containing protein codes for MIRRFYLENENGVQFHFKYYTGVLISDIVGLGFEFSLSYLKYGHIHKTVKKETPLLEISAALNFLDGYDGYQKFIDYLNQGSENLKLYYVTNETKYVYVDIVSLSKAELEAGILKSEIVFNKKSYWIKERQIIIDITNQSGGKIYPYNYTYNYQITREGRTTIDIGGFFNASLIIEMEGNVDHPEINVIQSGKLISSLRLNMVAEDAVIITSSVPDNKYLKMIKEEIETDIYSYQDFEKDNFIELSPGQNTLEFKSGVSTNTLCKVHIFEYHLG; via the coding sequence ATGATAAGAAGATTTTATTTAGAAAACGAAAATGGTGTGCAGTTTCATTTTAAGTATTATACCGGTGTTTTAATATCTGATATTGTTGGACTTGGATTTGAGTTTAGTTTAAGTTATTTAAAGTATGGCCATATCCATAAAACTGTCAAAAAAGAAACACCACTATTAGAAATAAGTGCTGCTTTAAATTTTTTAGATGGCTATGATGGCTATCAAAAGTTTATTGACTATTTAAACCAAGGTAGTGAAAATTTAAAACTTTACTACGTCACTAATGAAACCAAGTATGTTTATGTAGATATTGTTTCTTTATCTAAAGCGGAGTTAGAAGCAGGTATCTTAAAAAGTGAAATTGTTTTTAATAAGAAAAGTTACTGGATAAAAGAAAGACAAATCATCATTGATATTACTAATCAATCTGGCGGTAAGATTTATCCTTATAACTATACATATAATTATCAAATCACAAGAGAAGGTAGAACCACAATTGATATTGGTGGTTTTTTTAATGCAAGTCTAATTATTGAAATGGAAGGTAATGTCGATCACCCAGAAATCAATGTGATCCAGTCGGGAAAATTAATATCATCATTAAGATTAAATATGGTGGCAGAAGATGCAGTAATTATTACATCATCAGTTCCAGATAATAAATATCTAAAAATGATTAAAGAGGAAATTGAAACTGATATATATTCTTATCAAGATTTTGAAAAGGATAACTTCATCGAACTTAGTCCAGGACAAAACACACTTGAATTTAAATCAGGAGTATCAACTAATACTTTATGCAAAGTTCATATCTTTGAATATCATCTGGGGTGA
- a CDS encoding phage tail tape measure protein gives MAETIKGINIKLSLDGKDLDNELKEISKELKEQQKDLRAINTNLRYDSSNVELWRKKQTQLNEMLETTKKRLDTQNKALEKAKQGLKLGTTSDAEFRKVQRNVAYSEAEVKRLNNELEKTKTKIKDLGNVKFDNIAKVGSTLTKSVTVPILGAVTALGMLAKKGADTADALNDTASKIGMSIEALQEWNHVATIAGTETSSLERAFIKVNSILGDIALGDVKSFAGVFHALGISMDELEGKDTSEAFEIMRDALSKVENQSLKTALANHLFGDKLGAELLPMLNLESEAISELRNQARELGIITSEQAEVTGAFNDSLDSLKQSTSALTVELAVALVPAMQSVVEMITYKLIPAISNMISWWTNLSEGNKKLIATLVGIVAAVGPVLTIIGKVGPLLKIVAVAIKGVGAAAAAAGIGINAATLGIGALIAIVVTALMRSEKFKELLEKLMEVFQRLLEPIIEIVEVLMDALMPIIEIIINIITRLIDILVPIIDMILAPLIKQLDFLADIFEMISPLIEIVGNVLQAILVPAFQALEKILAPIIKILETIINFFKQIFDFAGNVGDVVGGVLGGIGDTIGNVVGGIGDFIGDVAGKVGNFVGDVGNKVGNVFGGISDFVGGVANKVSGVAGNVASGVSNAVSGAVSAVSNVGKNVTNGVSNAVSTAKNAVSSVASKVGGWFSNTFNLKKNSNTNTSTSSNQTNNSITINTTSSTFDIDSINKALGGKYI, from the coding sequence ATGGCAGAAACCATTAAAGGGATTAATATTAAATTAAGTCTTGATGGTAAGGACTTAGATAACGAATTAAAAGAAATAAGTAAAGAGTTAAAAGAACAACAAAAAGACTTGCGTGCCATTAATACAAACCTAAGATATGATAGTTCAAATGTTGAGCTTTGGCGCAAGAAACAAACCCAGTTGAATGAGATGTTGGAAACAACTAAAAAACGCCTAGATACGCAAAATAAGGCGTTAGAAAAGGCTAAACAAGGACTTAAACTAGGGACAACATCAGATGCTGAATTCAGGAAAGTTCAAAGAAACGTTGCATACTCAGAAGCTGAAGTAAAAAGATTAAATAATGAGTTAGAGAAAACCAAAACTAAGATTAAAGATTTAGGTAATGTTAAGTTTGATAACATTGCTAAAGTTGGTAGTACTTTAACTAAGAGTGTAACGGTTCCTATTTTAGGAGCCGTTACTGCGTTAGGAATGCTTGCTAAAAAGGGTGCTGATACCGCTGATGCATTAAATGATACGGCATCAAAAATTGGTATGTCAATTGAAGCATTACAAGAGTGGAATCATGTGGCAACAATTGCCGGAACTGAGACTTCGAGTTTAGAGCGAGCCTTCATTAAAGTAAACTCAATCTTAGGTGATATTGCACTTGGTGATGTTAAATCATTTGCTGGTGTATTTCATGCACTTGGTATTTCAATGGATGAACTTGAAGGTAAAGATACCAGTGAAGCTTTTGAGATTATGCGAGATGCACTATCTAAGGTTGAGAATCAATCATTAAAGACTGCACTTGCTAATCATTTATTTGGTGATAAGTTAGGCGCAGAGTTACTGCCAATGCTTAATTTAGAAAGTGAAGCAATTAGTGAACTCCGTAATCAAGCTAGAGAACTTGGAATTATTACAAGTGAACAAGCAGAAGTTACTGGTGCATTTAATGATTCACTGGATAGTTTAAAACAATCAACATCTGCACTAACGGTTGAACTAGCTGTAGCTTTAGTTCCTGCTATGCAAAGTGTAGTTGAAATGATTACATATAAATTAATACCTGCAATAAGTAATATGATTTCATGGTGGACTAACCTAAGCGAAGGTAATAAAAAGTTAATAGCAACCCTAGTAGGAATTGTAGCAGCAGTTGGACCAGTCTTAACTATTATTGGTAAAGTTGGACCATTACTAAAGATAGTAGCGGTTGCCATAAAAGGTGTCGGTGCTGCAGCGGCAGCTGCTGGCATAGGAATTAATGCAGCAACACTAGGTATTGGTGCTTTAATCGCAATTGTCGTTACGGCTTTAATGCGCAGCGAGAAGTTTAAAGAGTTATTAGAAAAACTAATGGAAGTATTCCAAAGACTCTTAGAACCAATCATTGAAATAGTCGAAGTCTTGATGGATGCATTAATGCCTATTATTGAAATCATTATAAATATCATTACAAGATTAATTGATATCTTAGTTCCGATCATCGACATGATCCTTGCACCACTAATTAAACAACTAGACTTTTTAGCAGATATTTTTGAAATGATTTCACCTTTAATTGAAATTGTAGGTAATGTATTACAAGCTATCTTAGTTCCGGCTTTTCAAGCTTTAGAGAAAATACTTGCACCGATCATCAAGATATTAGAAACGATCATTAACTTTTTTAAACAGATCTTTGATTTTGCTGGTAATGTAGGCGATGTAGTTGGTGGTGTTTTAGGTGGAATTGGTGATACGATTGGCAATGTTGTCGGTGGCATAGGTGACTTTATAGGCGATGTAGCAGGCAAGGTAGGAAACTTTGTCGGTGATGTTGGTAATAAAGTCGGTAATGTCTTTGGTGGTATTAGTGATTTTGTTGGTGGCGTTGCAAATAAGGTATCAGGTGTTGCAGGAAATGTCGCAAGTGGAGTATCAAATGCAGTAAGTGGCGCTGTTAGTGCTGTATCAAATGTTGGAAAGAATGTAACAAATGGCGTATCAAATGCAGTATCAACAGCTAAGAATGCAGTTTCAAGTGTTGCAAGTAAAGTAGGCGGTTGGTTTAGTAATACTTTTAATTTAAAGAAGAACTCTAATACAAACACTAGCACTTCAAGCAATCAAACAAATAATTCAATTACCATTAACACCACATCATCCACCTTTGATATTGATTCCATTAATAAAGCGTTAGGTGGTAAATATATATGA
- a CDS encoding major tail protein, giving the protein MSNKVTFGLKNVHYSVATPNEDDSWDFGTPKKLNGAQELSAEVIAGKTDVYADDKIIATLASSSGSNITLKLTELDDDFKVDVLGFAKDSNGNLVEVINHRTKTFALGYEIQGDAKSRRIWYFLCTASPISDNTKTKAESIEPNEVSIDITARSIEVGNYSVIRTIAKYGDTNYSSFFTQVPELPVIGV; this is encoded by the coding sequence ATGAGTAATAAAGTAACATTCGGACTTAAAAATGTCCACTATTCAGTAGCTACACCAAATGAAGATGACTCATGGGATTTTGGAACACCTAAGAAACTAAACGGCGCACAAGAATTAAGTGCAGAAGTTATCGCTGGTAAAACTGATGTTTATGCAGATGATAAAATTATCGCAACTCTGGCATCAAGTAGTGGTTCTAATATCACATTAAAATTAACTGAACTTGATGATGACTTTAAAGTAGATGTTTTAGGTTTTGCAAAAGACTCTAATGGTAACTTAGTAGAAGTGATTAATCATCGTACTAAAACATTTGCACTAGGTTATGAAATACAAGGTGATGCTAAATCGAGACGTATTTGGTATTTCTTATGTACAGCAAGTCCAATTAGTGATAATACAAAAACAAAGGCTGAATCAATTGAACCAAATGAAGTGTCAATTGATATTACAGCAAGATCTATTGAAGTTGGTAACTATTCAGTTATTAGAACAATCGCAAAATACGGTGATACTAACTATTCATCATTCTTTACACAAGTTCCAGAACTTCCTGTGATTGGTGTTTAA
- a CDS encoding HK97 gp10 family phage protein — protein MATLNNFLDEVNDAIKEYTDDVKKELERNLDETGAKILEYVIANTPRSGRKGAMADEFTKTEIGEGINKTIVIHAKEKGRLVHLIEFGFQHKGGKYVAARPFMRPAFEYFTPKMLDDIRRIIRGY, from the coding sequence ATGGCTACACTTAATAACTTTTTAGATGAAGTAAATGATGCAATTAAAGAATACACTGATGATGTTAAAAAAGAGTTAGAAAGAAATCTTGATGAAACAGGTGCTAAGATTTTAGAATACGTTATTGCTAATACCCCTAGAAGTGGTAGAAAAGGTGCAATGGCCGATGAATTTACTAAAACAGAAATTGGTGAAGGAATTAATAAAACTATTGTGATTCATGCTAAAGAAAAAGGTAGACTTGTTCACTTGATAGAATTTGGATTCCAACATAAAGGTGGTAAGTATGTAGCGGCACGACCTTTTATGAGACCAGCATTTGAATACTTTACACCAAAAATGCTTGATGACATTAGGAGGATTATTCGTGGCTACTAA
- a CDS encoding phage head-tail connector protein, whose protein sequence is MGLLETVKKSLLIPLSENYADDELNNHILACKNLLITTGIKPEVANSHPIAHSLVVIYCKTFFGFKSDGSVKELPKSFEMLLNQLALSSGDSYVSE, encoded by the coding sequence ATGGGACTACTTGAAACAGTTAAAAAATCACTCTTAATACCGTTATCTGAAAACTATGCAGATGATGAATTAAACAATCATATTTTAGCATGTAAAAACTTACTCATAACAACAGGCATAAAACCAGAGGTTGCAAATAGTCATCCGATAGCCCATTCGTTAGTTGTGATTTATTGTAAGACGTTTTTTGGTTTTAAGTCTGATGGTTCAGTAAAAGAATTACCTAAGAGTTTTGAAATGTTATTAAATCAACTAGCTTTATCAAGTGGTGATAGTTATGTTTCCGAGTAG
- a CDS encoding phage major capsid protein has product MNLEKRSNEIKARITEIKGLIGAEVTLEVLEELEAEVDELKEEQETIERKLAIQNKTKFNPIVIERGNQVNKEELEVRGKSLKESRVIQVSSDEILLPEHVADGIAPYPFTQVSALVDRVKVVNLNGGETYKKSFVKGSGIAGLTNEGESYSETEPEYGYLTITKVKVTAYTEITEELEKLPNLPYQAEVLKNINVSLKKKISEQILRGPGTSNTFTGIFSDKAVALSDTTDLELAAITDSTLDDIIFAYGGDEEVEGGAFLILNKNDLRAFAGLRTSEGRKVHTIDYVNNTIDGIPYIINSYCKAISDTNTSAGEYGIAYGSLLNYEVPIFSPVEISKSNDYKFKDGIISYKASVFTGGNVVGYKGFLRVKKKVATPSE; this is encoded by the coding sequence ATGAATTTAGAAAAAAGAAGTAATGAAATTAAAGCACGTATCACTGAAATTAAAGGTTTGATTGGTGCTGAAGTAACACTTGAAGTGCTAGAAGAATTAGAAGCTGAAGTTGATGAATTAAAAGAAGAACAAGAAACAATCGAAAGAAAACTAGCAATTCAAAATAAAACTAAGTTTAATCCGATTGTCATTGAAAGAGGCAATCAAGTGAATAAAGAGGAACTTGAAGTACGTGGTAAGAGTTTAAAAGAATCACGTGTGATCCAAGTTTCAAGTGATGAGATCTTATTGCCAGAACATGTAGCTGATGGTATTGCACCATATCCATTTACACAGGTATCAGCTTTAGTTGATAGAGTTAAAGTTGTAAACCTTAATGGTGGTGAGACTTATAAGAAGTCATTTGTAAAAGGTAGTGGTATTGCTGGTTTAACTAATGAAGGTGAATCATACAGTGAGACTGAACCTGAATATGGTTATTTAACTATTACCAAAGTTAAGGTAACTGCGTATACAGAAATTACTGAAGAGTTAGAAAAACTACCTAACTTACCATATCAAGCAGAAGTCTTAAAGAATATTAACGTTTCACTAAAGAAAAAGATTAGTGAACAAATCTTAAGAGGTCCTGGTACATCAAATACATTTACTGGTATCTTTAGTGATAAGGCAGTAGCACTATCAGATACAACTGATTTAGAGCTTGCTGCAATCACTGACTCAACCTTAGATGATATCATCTTTGCTTATGGTGGAGATGAAGAAGTTGAAGGTGGCGCATTCCTAATCTTAAACAAAAATGATTTAAGAGCATTTGCTGGACTACGTACAAGTGAAGGTAGAAAGGTTCATACAATTGATTATGTTAACAATACAATTGATGGAATTCCTTATATCATTAATTCCTATTGTAAAGCGATTAGCGATACAAATACATCTGCTGGTGAATATGGTATTGCATACGGTTCATTACTTAACTACGAAGTGCCAATCTTCTCACCGGTAGAGATTAGTAAGTCAAATGATTACAAGTTTAAAGATGGCATTATCAGTTATAAAGCATCAGTATTTACTGGTGGTAATGTTGTCGGATATAAAGGCTTCTTAAGAGTTAAAAAGAAAGTTGCCACACCAAGCGAATAG
- a CDS encoding HK97 family phage prohead protease, translated as MKKETRIAEVRLEETEDKMILEGYAIVYDEPTLIGDETYGFIESISRDAITDAAIKDVPMKYNHMDSFLIIARTKNGSLTLTSDDVGLKVRAELLDTQSNQDIFKMVKSGLLDKMSFAFVVSEQEWDQNGDVPKRYIRKIERLYDVSIVDTPAYDKTSIYARSLEAMDLELKTMELEERKRQVELVRRKLNLKIKIGE; from the coding sequence ATGAAAAAAGAAACAAGAATTGCTGAGGTTAGGTTAGAAGAAACTGAAGACAAAATGATTTTAGAAGGCTATGCGATTGTCTATGATGAACCTACTTTAATTGGTGATGAAACATATGGCTTTATTGAAAGTATTAGTAGGGATGCGATTACTGATGCTGCAATTAAAGATGTACCAATGAAATATAACCACATGGATTCATTTTTAATTATCGCAAGAACTAAGAATGGTTCGCTCACATTAACTAGTGATGATGTAGGATTAAAAGTTCGTGCGGAATTACTAGATACTCAAAGCAATCAAGACATCTTTAAGATGGTTAAATCAGGACTCTTAGACAAGATGAGTTTTGCTTTTGTGGTTAGTGAACAGGAATGGGACCAAAATGGTGATGTTCCAAAAAGATATATTAGAAAAATTGAACGTTTGTATGATGTTTCAATTGTTGATACACCTGCTTACGATAAGACTTCAATATATGCTCGTTCTTTAGAGGCTATGGACTTAGAACTAAAGACTATGGAATTAGAAGAGCGTAAAAGACAAGTTGAACTCGTAAGAAGAAAACTAAATTTAAAAATAAAAATAGGAGAGTAA
- a CDS encoding phage portal protein translates to MAIFKRKKKEGSKESFKLISELNLPLSNFGSNISKSDVVKIAIDRIASQCAKLKPRYIKKENDKTVTEKSGRLSFLLKHQPNEVMSTYQFIYFIVTTLFMTDNAFIYPMFDSKTGQLHSLYPLKPTIVEPIVDTANNYYLKFNFETSESFTVPYENIIHLKRFYHSNQIFGGSSSSGDQEALLKTIQINENVLQGIDNALKSSMQIKGLLKMSAMLSESDKKKQLDSFNEILRESVKSKGSSIIPVDLKGDYVPLNTDPKLVDKDTLEFLQSKILDYFGVSAAIFNSDYTEDEFNSFYEQTIEPLAIQMSEAFSLGLLTRNEIMRGEEIIFYSERLQYASWNSKITAIEKLMGLGIMSLNESRALLGLEPVENGDKRLQSLNYVDATKANEYQVGKGDENESND, encoded by the coding sequence ATGGCCATATTTAAAAGAAAGAAAAAAGAGGGCTCGAAAGAGTCCTTTAAATTAATAAGTGAACTTAATCTACCATTATCAAACTTTGGTTCTAATATATCAAAGTCAGATGTAGTAAAGATTGCGATTGATAGAATTGCTAGTCAATGTGCAAAACTTAAACCAAGATACATAAAAAAAGAAAATGATAAGACAGTTACAGAGAAATCTGGTAGGCTGTCTTTTCTTTTAAAGCATCAGCCAAATGAAGTGATGTCTACATATCAGTTTATTTATTTTATAGTAACTACACTATTCATGACGGATAATGCTTTTATTTATCCAATGTTTGATAGCAAAACTGGTCAACTGCATAGCCTTTATCCATTAAAGCCAACAATTGTTGAACCTATTGTAGATACAGCCAATAATTATTACTTAAAATTTAACTTTGAAACAAGCGAATCATTTACTGTTCCCTATGAGAATATCATTCATTTAAAAAGATTTTATCATTCTAATCAGATCTTTGGTGGATCCAGTTCAAGTGGTGACCAAGAAGCACTACTTAAAACAATTCAAATAAATGAAAATGTCCTACAAGGAATTGATAATGCTCTTAAGAGTTCAATGCAAATCAAAGGTCTCCTTAAGATGAGTGCAATGTTAAGTGAAAGTGATAAGAAAAAACAACTAGATTCATTTAATGAAATTTTAAGAGAGTCAGTTAAGAGTAAAGGAAGTTCGATTATTCCAGTTGATTTAAAGGGTGATTATGTTCCGCTTAATACTGACCCTAAGTTAGTTGATAAAGATACACTAGAGTTCTTACAATCAAAGATATTAGATTACTTTGGCGTATCTGCAGCAATCTTTAATTCTGATTATACAGAAGATGAATTCAATTCATTTTATGAACAAACCATAGAGCCTTTAGCCATTCAGATGTCTGAGGCTTTTTCTTTAGGGTTACTTACAAGAAATGAAATCATGCGTGGTGAGGAAATCATCTTTTATAGTGAAAGATTACAGTATGCATCATGGAATAGTAAGATTACTGCAATTGAGAAGTTAATGGGCTTAGGTATTATGTCATTAAATGAATCAAGAGCACTTCTTGGATTAGAACCAGTAGAAAACGGCGATAAGAGATTGCAATCACTTAATTATGTAGATGCCACTAAGGCAAATGAATATCAAGTCGGAAAGGGCGATGAAAATGAAAGTAACGATTAA
- a CDS encoding terminase large subunit: MSNYLLEYYEKINSGEILVGKELKIVLDGLVKDLQNPRYHFDLKPGNIRIDFIETFCKHTKSPFNGEPFILELWEKAVLQVAYGFKMADTNLRRFNEVILLIARKNGKTTFIAAIDLAEFFLSKGGVDIVCASNTTEQANILFEEINNMREQSKALSNERRSKKNIFHIYSPKTKNKIKKLSAQSRNKDGYNIEVGCIDEVHEMTDSKVYDAIKQSQSTKEEPLIFIITTEGTTVGGFLDNKLDYVRKMIKGEIQDERVLPWLYTQDSVDEIYQDKKTWQKSNPSLGVVKTHHYLEDLMNKARHDLATRVTMLCKDFNIKQLEQGSWLTFDDLNNDVTYNIDDLRNSYAIGGVDLSSTTDLTVALLLLIKDGKKYVIPQFFMPSEVIKRRKEEDNVPYDIWVERGLITVTNGNQNDFTLVTQWFLMMIRTHEIRPLWVGYDPWNSQYWTKEMEELGFEMEKVRQGIYSLSEPMKQLEADLKNGNVIYNNNPIMKWNLANTQAKIDINGNIQPSKLGSKYKRIDGAVALIIAYAVLNRYKLEYENMI, encoded by the coding sequence ATGAGTAACTATTTATTAGAATACTATGAAAAGATTAACAGTGGTGAAATCCTAGTAGGTAAAGAATTAAAAATCGTTTTAGATGGTTTAGTGAAAGATTTACAGAACCCTAGATACCACTTTGATTTAAAGCCTGGCAATATTAGAATTGATTTTATTGAAACCTTTTGTAAGCATACAAAAAGTCCGTTTAATGGTGAGCCGTTTATATTAGAGCTTTGGGAAAAAGCAGTATTGCAAGTAGCATATGGTTTTAAGATGGCAGATACTAATCTTAGAAGATTTAATGAAGTTATCTTACTCATTGCCAGAAAAAATGGTAAGACTACATTTATTGCTGCTATTGACCTTGCTGAGTTTTTCTTATCAAAAGGTGGTGTTGATATTGTATGTGCATCAAATACGACTGAACAAGCAAACATTCTTTTTGAAGAAATCAATAATATGAGAGAGCAATCTAAAGCACTGTCTAATGAAAGACGAAGCAAAAAGAACATCTTTCACATTTACTCACCAAAGACAAAAAATAAAATCAAGAAGTTATCTGCTCAATCAAGAAACAAGGATGGATATAACATTGAAGTGGGTTGTATTGACGAAGTTCATGAAATGACTGATTCTAAAGTATATGATGCAATTAAACAAAGTCAATCAACAAAAGAAGAACCTCTGATATTCATTATTACAACAGAGGGGACTACAGTTGGTGGATTTTTAGATAACAAGTTAGATTATGTTAGAAAGATGATCAAAGGTGAGATCCAAGATGAAAGAGTCCTTCCTTGGTTATATACTCAAGATTCAGTTGATGAAATTTACCAAGATAAGAAAACATGGCAAAAATCTAATCCTAGTTTAGGGGTAGTAAAAACTCATCATTACTTAGAGGACTTGATGAATAAAGCAAGACATGATTTGGCGACACGCGTTACCATGTTATGCAAAGACTTCAATATTAAACAATTAGAACAAGGATCATGGTTGACATTTGATGATCTAAATAATGATGTAACCTATAACATTGATGATTTAAGAAACAGCTATGCAATTGGCGGTGTTGACTTATCATCAACAACTGACTTAACAGTAGCGTTGTTACTATTAATTAAAGATGGTAAGAAGTATGTGATTCCACAATTCTTTATGCCAAGTGAAGTTATCAAACGCAGGAAAGAGGAAGATAATGTTCCTTATGATATCTGGGTTGAGCGAGGCTTAATTACAGTGACCAATGGTAATCAAAATGATTTTACATTAGTTACCCAGTGGTTCTTAATGATGATTAGAACCCATGAGATAAGACCGCTCTGGGTTGGCTATGACCCATGGAACAGTCAGTATTGGACTAAGGAAATGGAAGAGTTAGGTTTTGAAATGGAAAAGGTTAGACAAGGCATTTATTCATTGTCTGAACCAATGAAACAATTAGAAGCTGACTTAAAGAATGGTAATGTTATTTATAATAACAATCCAATCATGAAATGGAATCTAGCGAACACACAAGCAAAGATTGATATAAATGGAAATATCCAACCATCAAAACTTGGGAGTAAGTATAAAAGAATTGATGGTGCAGTAGCACTCATTATTGCTTATGCTGTTTTAAATAGATATAAACTTGAATATGAAAATATGATTTAA
- a CDS encoding HNH endonuclease encodes MGKPKELHRFYKSKAWLIARNLKTNATQGKCERCGAIGEEVHHKIRLTVDNVNDVNISLNQDNLELLCKDCHNEEHGRFKKKEVLFDDDGNFIG; translated from the coding sequence ATGGGAAAACCAAAAGAACTCCACAGGTTTTATAAATCGAAGGCTTGGCTCATTGCTCGCAATCTTAAAACAAACGCCACACAGGGCAAGTGTGAGCGGTGTGGTGCGATAGGTGAAGAGGTACATCACAAGATCAGGTTAACAGTCGATAATGTGAATGATGTTAATATAAGTTTAAATCAAGATAACTTGGAATTGCTATGCAAAGATTGTCATAATGAAGAGCATGGAAGGTTTAAGAAAAAAGAAGTGTTGTTTGATGATGATGGTAATTTTATAGGATAA
- the metK gene encoding methionine adenosyltransferase → MIKYISSESVFEGHPDKVCDQISDAILDEILKEDIDARVAVETAIKGNKVFIFGEVTTTAKVNYKLIAGRVLLDIGYPEEFDILVHLSEQSPDIAIGVNERYNKEQGAGDQGMMYGYATDETEERIPLPLAAAHAIARKFKEIRNNKYFYLFGPDGKCQVTCSYVNDKPRAIETIVVSAQTRKYANQTEVNRVILDEILIPLFGDIEDINILINPTGEFIIGGPEADAGLTGRKIIVDTYGGFSHHGGGAFSGKDTSKVDRSAAYYARYAAKSFVDAGLAKRCEIGVAYSIGVAQPVSLYIDTFGTGVASDEDLLYLLKLHFDFTPANIRKELKLDKVKFRKLSHFGHVGRMDLNVKWEDTKSKADKLRETYGKTKRTPQVL, encoded by the coding sequence ATGATAAAATACATTTCAAGCGAGTCAGTCTTTGAAGGTCATCCAGATAAGGTCTGTGACCAGATCAGCGATGCGATCTTAGATGAAATCTTAAAAGAAGATATAGATGCGAGGGTAGCAGTTGAAACTGCAATCAAGGGTAACAAAGTATTTATCTTTGGTGAGGTAACAACTACAGCAAAGGTTAACTATAAATTAATTGCAGGAAGAGTTCTATTAGATATTGGTTATCCTGAAGAGTTTGATATCTTAGTTCATCTATCAGAACAATCACCGGATATCGCAATCGGTGTGAATGAACGATATAACAAAGAACAAGGTGCAGGAGACCAAGGCATGATGTATGGTTATGCAACTGATGAAACAGAAGAACGTATACCACTACCACTTGCTGCTGCACACGCAATTGCTAGAAAGTTTAAAGAAATAAGAAATAACAAATACTTTTACCTTTTTGGTCCAGATGGTAAATGTCAGGTTACTTGTTCATATGTAAATGATAAACCAAGAGCAATTGAAACAATTGTTGTATCAGCTCAAACAAGAAAGTATGCAAATCAAACAGAAGTTAATAGAGTTATCTTAGATGAAATATTAATACCACTCTTTGGAGACATTGAAGACATCAATATTTTAATCAATCCAACTGGTGAATTTATCATTGGTGGTCCAGAAGCTGACGCAGGTTTAACTGGTAGAAAGATTATAGTTGATACTTATGGAGGTTTCTCTCATCATGGTGGTGGTGCTTTTAGTGGTAAGGATACTTCAAAGGTAGATAGAAGCGCTGCTTATTATGCACGCTATGCTGCAAAGAGCTTCGTTGACGCAGGACTAGCTAAGCGTTGTGAAATTGGTGTAGCATACTCAATTGGCGTGGCACAACCAGTATCACTTTATATTGATACCTTTGGAACAGGCGTAGCATCTGATGAAGATTTACTCTACCTTTTAAAGTTGCATTTTGATTTTACACCAGCAAACATTAGAAAAGAACTCAAACTTGATAAGGTTAAGTTTAGAAAACTTTCACACTTTGGTCATGTTGGTAGAATGGATCTTAATGTTAAATGGGAAGATACCAAATCCAAAGCAGATAAATTAAGGGAAACTTATGGGAAAACCAAAAGAACTCCACAGGTTTTATAA
- a CDS encoding DUF6329 domain-containing protein, whose product MKVKFERKAFKEQIVPEDDFVIETVVELPIKEFNKFLDDMLGDYKFIEERKHLMYVDRDNVWHAIYVTAKDIDYGILVQSEGYGYARYSAFLRRCHVVEVRHD is encoded by the coding sequence ATGAAGGTTAAATTTGAAAGAAAAGCATTTAAAGAACAGATTGTTCCAGAGGATGATTTTGTAATTGAAACAGTAGTTGAATTACCAATCAAAGAATTTAATAAGTTTTTAGATGACATGCTAGGTGATTATAAATTCATTGAAGAGAGAAAACATTTAATGTATGTTGATAGGGATAATGTTTGGCATGCAATTTATGTAACAGCAAAAGATATTGATTATGGAATCTTAGTTCAATCAGAAGGATATGGTTATGCAAGATACTCAGCATTTTTAAGAAGATGCCATGTTGTAGAGGTCCGTCATGACTGA